A single Haloglycomyces albus DSM 45210 DNA region contains:
- the groL gene encoding chaperonin GroEL (60 kDa chaperone family; promotes refolding of misfolded polypeptides especially under stressful conditions; forms two stacked rings of heptamers to form a barrel-shaped 14mer; ends can be capped by GroES; misfolded proteins enter the barrel where they are refolded when GroES binds), translated as MAKMIAFDEEARRGLERGMNSLADAVKVTLGPKGRNVVLDKKWGAPTITNDGVSVAKDIELDEAYEKIGAELVKEVAQKTDEVAGDGTTTATVLAQSLVKEGLRAVAAGANPIAIKKGIEKAVSSVVEQLHSISTEVDTEEQIANTASISAGDTTVGAIIAEAMEKVGKEGVITVEESNTFGLDLELTEGMRFDKGYLSGYFVTDQDRMEAVLEDPYILIVNQKISAIKDLLPTLEKVTQTGKPLLIISEDVDGEALATLVVNKIRGIFKSVAVKAPGFGDRRKAMLGDIAVLTGGQVISEEVGLKLDNVDLDMLGTARKIVIDKDETTIVDGGGDQDQIDGRVTQIRAEIENSDSDYDREKLQERLARLAGGVAVIRVGAATEVELKERKHRIEDAVRNAKAAVEEGILPGGGTALVQAGAKAFEKIDTAEPDEATGVEIVQRALGAPLRAIAENAGFEGGVIVEKVKNLPVGEGLNAATGDYVNMLDAGIPDPTKVTRSALQNAGSIAGLFLTTEAVVADVPEKEGAAPAGGAPDMGGMGGMGF; from the coding sequence ATGGCAAAGATGATCGCATTCGACGAGGAGGCTCGCCGCGGCCTAGAGCGAGGCATGAACTCCCTCGCCGATGCCGTAAAAGTCACCCTCGGACCTAAGGGCCGCAACGTCGTTCTCGACAAAAAGTGGGGCGCACCCACCATCACCAACGACGGTGTTTCCGTAGCCAAGGACATCGAACTGGACGAGGCCTACGAAAAGATCGGTGCCGAGCTCGTCAAAGAGGTCGCGCAGAAGACCGACGAGGTCGCCGGTGACGGTACGACGACCGCTACCGTTCTCGCCCAGTCCCTGGTGAAGGAAGGCCTCCGCGCCGTCGCCGCCGGTGCCAACCCGATCGCCATCAAGAAGGGCATCGAAAAGGCCGTTTCCAGCGTCGTCGAACAGCTCCACAGCATCTCCACCGAGGTGGACACCGAGGAGCAGATCGCCAACACCGCCTCCATCTCCGCCGGTGACACCACCGTCGGTGCCATCATCGCCGAAGCGATGGAGAAGGTCGGTAAAGAAGGCGTCATCACCGTTGAAGAGTCCAACACCTTCGGGCTGGACCTGGAGCTGACCGAAGGTATGCGCTTCGACAAGGGCTACCTGTCCGGTTACTTCGTGACCGACCAGGACCGCATGGAAGCCGTCCTGGAAGACCCCTACATCCTGATCGTCAACCAGAAGATCAGCGCCATCAAGGACCTGCTGCCGACCCTGGAGAAGGTGACGCAGACGGGCAAGCCGCTGCTGATCATCTCCGAAGACGTCGACGGTGAAGCGCTGGCCACCCTCGTGGTCAACAAGATCCGTGGCATCTTCAAGTCCGTCGCCGTCAAGGCTCCCGGTTTCGGTGACCGTCGCAAGGCCATGCTGGGCGACATCGCCGTCCTGACCGGCGGTCAGGTCATCAGCGAAGAGGTCGGCCTCAAGCTGGACAACGTGGACCTGGACATGCTGGGTACGGCTCGCAAGATCGTCATCGACAAGGACGAGACCACCATCGTCGACGGTGGCGGCGACCAGGACCAGATCGACGGTCGCGTAACCCAGATCCGCGCCGAGATCGAAAACAGCGACTCCGACTACGACCGTGAGAAGCTGCAGGAGCGCCTGGCCCGCCTGGCCGGCGGTGTCGCCGTCATCCGTGTCGGTGCCGCCACCGAGGTCGAGCTGAAGGAGCGCAAGCACCGTATCGAAGACGCCGTGCGCAACGCGAAGGCCGCCGTCGAAGAGGGCATCCTCCCCGGTGGGGGAACCGCGCTGGTTCAGGCCGGTGCGAAGGCCTTCGAGAAGATCGACACCGCCGAGCCCGACGAGGCCACCGGTGTGGAGATCGTGCAGCGCGCCCTGGGCGCCCCGCTGCGCGCCATCGCCGAGAACGCCGGATTCGAAGGCGGAGTCATCGTGGAGAAGGTGAAGAACCTGCCGGTCGGTGAAGGTCTCAACGCCGCCACGGGCGACTACGTCAACATGTTGGACGCCGGTATCCCGGACCCGACCAAGGTGACCCGCTCGGCTCTGCAGAACGCCGGTTCGATCGCCGGTCTGTTCCTGACCACCGAGGCCGTCGTCGCCGACGTTCCCGAGAAGGAAGGCGCCGCCCCCGCAGGCGGTGCGCCTGACATGGGTGGCATGGGCGGTATGGGCTTCTAA
- a CDS encoding ATP-binding protein — protein sequence MTGTTVLRRELHDIILEACPLDGGKAAPHNLVFHGPTGSGKTTFLQQANELFDLLTNTGFVDCEERHPDDLPQILNDLRLSLTVTTSGVTPLKLPHLEIALAAYEENMEPDGNFEQEWPNILERLKKRRKDERRKRKGSRAPSPITLKLSFKLLSILNIDLERRLMPRGTVTPRFPAHVEEWFKRKSWGVMINSVPPKPTTTTPEVDRDDPQNVHHLHNWETRKRLARNEWLVRAFVEDLKHHRASSSEYRNIVFLDDVAVPSTHEASAGQEFIDLLHSAQASPRIDRDLPLLLVATGSRFVRRPLTKGIPMPDFTKDDLDRLSKVYNYPIDRFFPELIGELTGGYAAASAFLMSNHAISQQKPHNGLDALLRTELPTASPDGLPQTMEQDLCRQLIEHLLPPEVAVHPEAVAICSLAKDRDDVEYLIHTYELSHALDRLNDYSWLAWDADSGAAQSAHTLLMRLLLRRWNQEPDWNRCDRFMAFRRLAALAKTRYRRHNDHAQLRKWFYYSLGAGHIREVGHALRTVLDAPSGELEFIRLIDYATKVPQPPPDPGDDLTPLQRFELMAEALPGDDFRLVRILRVVAGKWIIEDPMESMYTRDIHQRVKRAYRDLATTCGDPALLEEEAEIHDQLALERPFNPLDAHLHA from the coding sequence ATGACAGGTACGACCGTCCTACGGCGCGAACTACACGACATCATCCTGGAGGCCTGCCCCCTCGACGGCGGCAAGGCAGCACCTCATAATCTCGTTTTCCACGGCCCCACGGGAAGCGGCAAAACCACCTTCCTGCAGCAGGCCAACGAGCTGTTCGACCTACTGACCAACACCGGATTCGTCGACTGCGAAGAGCGTCATCCCGACGATCTTCCGCAGATCCTCAACGACCTGCGCCTCAGTCTCACCGTGACGACCTCCGGCGTCACCCCTCTGAAGCTTCCTCACCTCGAAATCGCCCTCGCCGCCTACGAAGAGAACATGGAGCCGGACGGAAACTTCGAGCAGGAATGGCCGAACATCCTGGAAAGGCTGAAAAAACGCCGTAAAGACGAACGACGCAAGCGCAAAGGGAGCCGAGCCCCGTCCCCCATCACCCTGAAACTGTCGTTCAAGCTACTGTCGATCCTGAACATCGACCTCGAACGTCGCCTGATGCCGCGAGGAACCGTCACACCGCGTTTTCCCGCACACGTGGAAGAGTGGTTCAAACGCAAGTCGTGGGGAGTCATGATCAACAGCGTCCCTCCCAAACCGACCACGACGACGCCGGAGGTGGATCGAGACGACCCGCAGAATGTTCACCACCTCCACAACTGGGAAACCCGCAAACGACTCGCCCGCAACGAATGGCTCGTGCGGGCGTTCGTGGAGGACTTGAAGCACCACCGGGCCTCGTCCAGCGAATACCGGAACATCGTTTTCCTCGACGACGTGGCCGTCCCCTCCACACATGAAGCCAGCGCCGGACAGGAATTCATCGACCTACTTCACTCCGCCCAGGCCTCCCCCCGCATCGACCGCGACCTGCCGCTTCTGCTCGTGGCCACTGGATCTCGCTTCGTCCGACGCCCACTCACCAAGGGCATACCCATGCCGGACTTCACAAAAGACGACCTCGATCGACTGTCGAAGGTCTACAACTACCCCATCGACCGCTTCTTTCCCGAACTCATCGGAGAGCTCACCGGAGGATACGCCGCCGCCAGCGCCTTTCTCATGAGCAATCACGCCATTTCCCAGCAGAAACCCCACAACGGACTCGATGCCCTACTGCGCACCGAACTGCCCACCGCCTCCCCCGACGGCCTCCCACAGACTATGGAACAGGATCTCTGCCGTCAACTGATCGAACACCTGCTCCCACCGGAAGTGGCCGTCCACCCCGAAGCGGTCGCCATCTGCTCCCTCGCCAAGGATCGCGACGACGTGGAATACCTCATCCACACCTACGAACTCTCCCATGCCCTCGACCGCCTCAACGACTATTCCTGGCTGGCCTGGGACGCCGATTCCGGTGCGGCCCAATCCGCCCACACGCTCCTCATGCGGCTGCTCCTACGACGCTGGAACCAAGAGCCCGATTGGAACCGATGCGACCGGTTCATGGCCTTCCGGCGTCTCGCCGCGCTCGCCAAGACTCGGTATCGCCGCCACAACGACCACGCTCAACTGCGAAAGTGGTTCTATTACAGCCTGGGAGCCGGGCATATTCGCGAGGTCGGCCATGCGCTGCGTACCGTACTGGACGCACCGTCCGGAGAGCTGGAATTCATCCGTCTCATCGATTACGCCACCAAGGTTCCGCAACCGCCGCCGGACCCCGGTGACGATCTCACCCCGCTGCAGCGGTTCGAATTGATGGCCGAAGCGCTGCCGGGAGACGACTTCCGCCTGGTCCGCATTCTGCGAGTGGTAGCCGGGAAATGGATCATCGAAGACCCCATGGAAAGCATGTACACCCGCGATATCCACCAGCGCGTCAAACGCGCCTATCGCGACCTGGCCACGACGTGCGGCGACCCCGCTCTGCTGGAGGAAGAGGCCGAAATCCACGATCAGCTGGCGCTGGAACGTCCCTTCAACCCGTTGGACGCCCATTTGCACGCCTGA
- a CDS encoding ABC transporter substrate-binding protein has product MTTERTLKNLDFPIKKSRLIMRFGSDRQRNRIRLRRRLGIVGTVLVLVATTAITVVAWPYVVCGSGLQRVEGECVGVNDGSASFHPDLDWLTNRIERMNNEVAERSATVEGVSAVRIALMTSFSLDGDADLGQRQIIRAVEGTYAAFMRENDFKENDLGSSISVESNRARLFQLYLANEGSTQQGADIVVQDLEGMIDDDIPLTAVIGQSSTTAVTERVARELSQRNIPMIAGSSTSTTINNENSPGLIRAAPNNEDYAVAIRDYLDGQQADRDDLSDGMLVSDENEADIFSLDLRDQLHTYLEPYLVHHEKTFEGNAGSGNREVYFDSIVNEICSADPDMIFFAGRFSDLENFLESLERRNCTRSDQLREITVFSVEIGLHPGVIDDYAASDCTADDEDSSGSQVNLIQASAFDPAWLNAESWRPAGFSRFHAAMTEIVQGEERSANTDSDFYNGYALIYHDAAVAAIAATKRGLEAADRDTVAESTRGQLFRVSELLTGSGHLDYFEELEGRVTGRHVPIVSFPCIAETENGTPFQIPDQPYPELYDDIED; this is encoded by the coding sequence GTGACAACGGAAAGAACGCTCAAGAACCTCGACTTCCCCATCAAGAAGAGCCGACTGATCATGCGGTTCGGTTCGGATCGCCAGCGCAATCGGATTCGACTGCGACGGCGCTTGGGAATCGTGGGAACCGTGCTCGTACTCGTCGCGACGACGGCGATCACGGTCGTCGCCTGGCCGTACGTGGTGTGTGGGTCCGGGCTGCAACGAGTGGAGGGCGAATGTGTCGGCGTCAATGACGGCTCGGCCTCCTTCCATCCGGATCTCGATTGGCTGACGAACCGGATCGAGCGCATGAACAACGAAGTGGCCGAACGTAGTGCGACGGTCGAGGGGGTCAGCGCGGTTCGGATCGCGCTGATGACGTCCTTTTCTCTGGACGGAGACGCCGACCTGGGTCAACGCCAGATCATACGCGCGGTGGAGGGAACCTATGCGGCGTTCATGCGAGAGAACGACTTTAAAGAGAACGACCTGGGTAGTTCCATCTCCGTCGAATCGAACCGTGCGCGACTCTTTCAGCTGTATTTGGCCAATGAGGGCAGTACGCAGCAAGGTGCCGACATCGTGGTGCAGGATTTGGAGGGCATGATCGACGATGACATTCCCCTGACCGCCGTCATCGGACAGTCCTCGACCACGGCCGTGACCGAACGTGTCGCGCGGGAGCTGTCGCAACGCAACATTCCCATGATCGCCGGATCAAGTACCTCCACCACCATCAATAATGAGAATTCCCCGGGCCTCATTCGGGCGGCGCCCAACAACGAGGACTATGCCGTCGCCATCCGGGATTATCTCGACGGGCAGCAGGCCGACCGCGATGACCTGTCCGACGGGATGCTGGTGTCGGACGAGAACGAGGCCGACATCTTCTCTCTCGATCTTCGCGATCAACTCCACACCTATCTTGAACCCTATTTGGTGCACCATGAGAAGACCTTTGAAGGCAATGCCGGTTCGGGTAACCGCGAGGTGTACTTCGATTCGATTGTGAACGAGATCTGTTCAGCCGACCCCGACATGATTTTCTTCGCGGGTCGATTCTCCGATCTGGAGAATTTCTTGGAGTCGTTGGAGCGGCGGAACTGCACTCGCTCCGATCAACTGCGCGAAATCACGGTGTTTTCCGTCGAGATCGGGCTGCATCCCGGGGTCATCGACGATTACGCCGCCTCCGATTGCACTGCCGACGATGAGGATTCCAGTGGCTCCCAGGTCAACCTGATTCAGGCCAGCGCCTTCGATCCCGCCTGGCTGAACGCGGAGTCATGGCGGCCGGCGGGATTCAGTCGGTTCCATGCGGCCATGACCGAGATCGTCCAAGGGGAGGAACGCAGTGCGAATACCGACAGCGATTTCTATAACGGCTACGCTTTGATCTATCACGACGCCGCCGTGGCGGCGATAGCCGCCACCAAACGCGGATTGGAGGCCGCCGACCGCGATACGGTCGCGGAAAGCACCCGAGGGCAGCTGTTTCGGGTGAGCGAACTGCTGACCGGCAGTGGGCACCTGGATTATTTCGAGGAGTTGGAGGGGCGAGTAACCGGCCGCCATGTCCCGATCGTGTCGTTCCCCTGCATTGCGGAGACGGAGAACGGCACGCCGTTCCAGATTCCCGACCAGCCGTATCCCGAACTCTACGACGATATCGAGGATTAG
- the clpB gene encoding ATP-dependent chaperone ClpB produces the protein MDVNRLTTKSREVITQAARQAAANGNATVEPWHLLDALMTVDGSTAPGLLQIVGITPGTVSAETERRIDEMPSAQGASVAEPSMAQVSVRSINSADKSASDYGDDYVSTEHILVGLASSGGEVAEFLNKLGASEKKLVGAFPQLRGGDRKVTSQDPEGSYQALEKYGVDLTERARSGKVDPVIGRDQEIRRVIQVLSRRTKNNPVLIGEPGVGKTAIVEGLARRVIAGDVPESLRDRRIIALDLSSMIAGAQYRGQFEERFKSVLDEIKQSNGEVIPFIDELHTIVGAGKTEGSMDAGNMIKPALARGDLHMIGATTLQEYRENVEKDAALERRFQQVYVGEPSVEDTVAILRGLKERYEVHHSVRITDSALVSASQLSDRYIPDRQLPDKAIDLIDEAASRLRIEIDSRPEAIDAVERDVRRLEIEETALQNETDDPGSAERLRTLQRELADKREELAALSSKWEHEKERITKVSDLKEQLDDLRTETERAEREYDLEKAAQLRYGQIPQLEEDLATAEQELVTASSESKGNPMLKEEVDSDEIATVISSWTGIPVGRLQESETHKLLRAEDELGKRVVGQAEAVQVVSDALRRARAGLSDPNRPTGSFLFSGPTGVGKTELAKALASFMFDDEHAMIRIDMGEYAEQHSVARLIGAPPGYVGYEEGGQLTEPVRRRPYSVVLLDEVEKAHPRVFDTLLQVLDDGRLTDGQGRTVDFRNVILIMTSNLGSQALTDPALEEHAKRETVMSAIRGHFKPEFLNRLDDIVVFHALGEENLKAIVRVQLRQLQKRMDTRRLTLNVDDAATGWLSERGFDPVYGARPLRRLIQTAIGDPLSRELLEGKIVDGDTVNVTTAEAGSGLAVSKG, from the coding sequence GTGGATGTCAATCGTTTGACCACCAAGAGCAGGGAGGTCATTACTCAGGCGGCCCGACAGGCGGCCGCCAACGGCAACGCCACGGTTGAACCTTGGCACCTACTCGACGCCCTGATGACCGTCGACGGATCCACTGCACCGGGCCTACTGCAGATCGTAGGTATCACCCCCGGAACCGTGTCGGCCGAGACCGAGCGCCGCATCGATGAAATGCCCTCCGCCCAGGGAGCCTCGGTGGCGGAACCCTCCATGGCGCAGGTGTCGGTCCGGTCCATCAACTCCGCTGACAAATCCGCTTCCGACTACGGCGACGACTACGTGTCCACCGAACACATCCTCGTCGGCCTGGCCTCCAGCGGCGGAGAAGTGGCCGAATTCCTCAATAAGCTGGGAGCAAGCGAGAAAAAACTGGTCGGGGCGTTTCCCCAACTGCGCGGCGGTGACCGTAAGGTCACCAGCCAGGACCCGGAGGGGTCGTATCAGGCGTTGGAGAAGTACGGCGTGGACCTGACCGAGCGCGCCCGTTCCGGGAAAGTCGACCCGGTGATCGGCCGTGACCAGGAGATACGTCGCGTCATTCAAGTCTTGTCGCGCCGTACGAAGAACAACCCCGTCCTGATCGGTGAACCGGGCGTCGGAAAGACGGCGATCGTGGAGGGCCTCGCCCGCCGGGTCATCGCCGGGGACGTACCCGAATCCCTCCGGGACCGCCGGATCATCGCTCTGGACCTGAGCAGCATGATCGCCGGTGCGCAATACCGTGGTCAATTCGAGGAACGCTTCAAGTCCGTACTCGACGAAATCAAACAGTCCAACGGGGAGGTCATCCCCTTCATCGACGAGCTGCACACCATTGTCGGCGCGGGCAAGACCGAGGGGTCGATGGACGCGGGCAACATGATCAAGCCCGCCCTGGCGCGCGGTGACCTGCACATGATCGGGGCGACCACCCTCCAGGAATACCGCGAGAACGTCGAGAAGGACGCCGCCCTGGAACGTCGCTTCCAGCAGGTGTACGTGGGCGAGCCGTCCGTTGAGGATACCGTCGCCATTCTGCGCGGACTGAAGGAACGCTACGAGGTGCACCATTCGGTGCGCATCACCGACTCCGCTCTGGTATCGGCCTCGCAGCTGTCGGACCGCTATATTCCCGACCGGCAGCTTCCCGACAAGGCCATCGACCTCATCGACGAGGCCGCCAGTCGTCTACGCATCGAAATCGACTCCCGTCCCGAAGCGATCGACGCGGTCGAACGCGACGTCCGACGCCTCGAGATCGAGGAGACCGCGCTGCAAAACGAGACCGACGACCCCGGCAGTGCCGAACGTCTGCGCACTCTGCAGCGGGAACTGGCCGATAAGCGCGAAGAACTCGCCGCCCTGTCGTCGAAGTGGGAGCACGAGAAGGAACGCATCACCAAGGTCAGCGACCTCAAGGAGCAATTGGACGATCTCCGTACCGAAACCGAACGCGCCGAACGTGAGTACGACCTCGAAAAGGCGGCTCAACTGCGGTACGGACAGATTCCGCAGTTGGAAGAGGATCTGGCGACCGCCGAGCAGGAATTGGTCACCGCCTCCAGCGAGTCCAAGGGAAATCCCATGTTGAAAGAGGAGGTCGACTCCGACGAGATCGCCACCGTCATCTCCTCGTGGACGGGAATTCCCGTCGGCCGCCTGCAGGAGAGCGAGACGCACAAGCTCCTCCGTGCCGAGGACGAACTCGGCAAACGCGTGGTGGGTCAGGCCGAGGCCGTCCAGGTCGTCTCCGACGCACTGCGCCGGGCGCGCGCCGGACTGTCCGACCCGAACCGCCCCACCGGATCGTTCCTCTTTTCCGGTCCCACGGGTGTCGGTAAAACGGAGCTGGCCAAGGCTCTGGCCTCTTTCATGTTCGACGACGAACACGCCATGATTCGCATCGACATGGGCGAGTACGCCGAGCAGCACTCGGTGGCGCGCTTGATCGGCGCTCCTCCCGGCTACGTGGGTTACGAGGAAGGCGGGCAACTGACCGAGCCGGTTCGCCGACGCCCCTACAGTGTGGTGCTACTGGACGAAGTGGAGAAAGCGCATCCCCGAGTGTTCGACACACTGCTTCAGGTGCTCGACGACGGTCGCCTCACCGACGGGCAAGGGCGCACGGTCGATTTCCGCAACGTCATTTTGATCATGACGTCCAATCTCGGTTCCCAGGCGCTCACCGATCCGGCTCTGGAGGAGCACGCCAAGCGCGAGACGGTCATGTCGGCGATTCGCGGTCACTTCAAACCGGAGTTTTTGAACCGACTCGACGACATCGTGGTCTTCCACGCTTTGGGTGAGGAGAACTTGAAGGCCATCGTGCGCGTGCAGTTGCGGCAGCTCCAGAAGCGTATGGACACCCGTCGCCTGACTCTGAACGTGGACGACGCGGCGACCGGCTGGCTGTCCGAACGTGGATTCGATCCCGTCTACGGAGCCCGTCCGCTGCGGCGTTTGATTCAAACGGCGATCGGAGATCCCCTGTCGCGTGAATTGCTGGAAGGCAAGATCGTCGACGGCGACACTGTCAATGTTACGACCGCCGAGGCCGGTTCCGGTCTGGCGGTATCGAAGGGATAA
- a CDS encoding holo-ACP synthase: MIISVGIDVVALPRFERVVERTPHIVERLFTDVERTGRDGSRRRLQSLAARFAAKEAIAKALGAPDGLHWHDCEIHSASSGRPEIVLHETVAQAAEDRGINRWHVSLTHDGGIASAVVVAEAV; encoded by the coding sequence GTGATTATCTCGGTGGGCATAGACGTCGTGGCGTTGCCACGTTTCGAACGAGTCGTAGAACGGACGCCGCATATCGTGGAGCGACTTTTCACGGACGTCGAACGAACGGGGCGGGACGGTTCACGCCGACGCCTGCAGTCCCTGGCGGCACGGTTTGCCGCGAAGGAAGCGATCGCCAAGGCCCTGGGCGCACCGGACGGTCTACATTGGCATGATTGCGAGATTCATTCGGCCTCCAGCGGTCGACCGGAGATCGTCCTCCACGAAACCGTCGCCCAAGCCGCCGAGGATCGCGGCATCAATCGTTGGCACGTCTCATTGACACACGATGGAGGGATAGCCTCCGCCGTGGTGGTAGCGGAAGCTGTGTAA
- a CDS encoding NAD(P)H-hydrate dehydratase: protein MRRAWSVTSIRKAEAAAMSELPEGTLMQRAAAGLEQQCVRLLKRYWGGVYGRTAVLLLGSGDNGGDALFAGARLARRGVQVTALQVLGQDCHAGGKAALLAAGGRLADADEAVQCDIAVDGITGIGGRPGLPVDTIQRLKAIRAGIIVAVDVPSGVNVDTGEVIGQTVRADVTVTFGGLKATHVIGEAAALCGDVRLIDIGITTQLTHDHPALTLPQAHDVAGWIPQPRPNDNKYSRGVAGIAAGSPEYLGAPLLACHGARSGTAGMIRYAGPAREQVAARHPEVVTTPSVADTGRVQAWLAGPGMGTDERAANELADVLGAELPTVLDADALTLVARNPCLLAERTAPLILTPHDGEYERLYGSKPTSDRARSAQALAARLNAVVLLKGFHTVIADPHGTTLVNPTGHPALATAGSGDVLSGLTVSLLASGMDCTRAAVTAAYLHGEAGAIAAERGRPVSASDIASALPTAYERLY, encoded by the coding sequence ATGCGCCGAGCGTGGTCTGTCACGTCAATCCGAAAAGCCGAAGCCGCCGCCATGTCCGAACTGCCGGAAGGAACGCTCATGCAGCGGGCGGCGGCCGGGCTGGAACAGCAATGCGTCCGCCTGCTGAAACGTTACTGGGGCGGCGTTTACGGCCGCACCGCCGTTCTTCTGCTCGGCAGCGGCGACAACGGGGGCGACGCGCTGTTCGCCGGAGCTCGCCTAGCCCGCCGGGGCGTGCAGGTGACCGCCCTACAGGTGCTCGGCCAGGACTGTCACGCCGGAGGAAAAGCGGCCCTGCTGGCAGCCGGAGGCCGCCTCGCCGACGCCGACGAGGCCGTCCAATGTGACATCGCCGTCGACGGAATCACCGGAATCGGCGGACGACCGGGTCTCCCGGTCGACACGATTCAACGACTCAAGGCCATCCGCGCCGGAATCATCGTGGCCGTCGACGTCCCCAGCGGGGTCAACGTCGACACCGGCGAAGTCATCGGGCAGACCGTACGCGCCGACGTCACCGTCACCTTCGGAGGCCTCAAGGCCACCCACGTGATCGGAGAGGCCGCCGCGCTGTGCGGCGACGTCCGCTTGATCGACATCGGCATCACCACCCAGCTGACCCACGACCACCCCGCCTTGACTCTGCCGCAGGCGCACGACGTCGCAGGCTGGATTCCCCAGCCCCGACCGAACGACAACAAATACAGTCGCGGCGTCGCCGGAATCGCCGCCGGATCACCCGAATACCTCGGTGCACCCCTGCTCGCCTGCCACGGGGCCCGATCCGGAACGGCGGGAATGATCCGATACGCCGGACCCGCCCGAGAACAGGTCGCCGCGCGGCACCCCGAAGTCGTCACCACTCCCTCCGTGGCCGACACCGGCCGCGTCCAGGCCTGGCTGGCCGGACCCGGCATGGGCACCGACGAGCGCGCCGCAAACGAACTGGCCGACGTACTCGGCGCCGAACTCCCCACCGTTCTCGACGCCGACGCCCTGACTCTGGTGGCGCGGAACCCGTGTCTACTGGCCGAGCGAACCGCACCGCTCATCCTCACGCCCCATGACGGCGAATACGAACGCCTCTACGGTTCCAAGCCGACGTCCGACCGAGCGCGCTCGGCCCAGGCGCTCGCCGCGCGACTCAATGCGGTGGTACTGCTCAAGGGATTCCACACCGTCATCGCCGACCCGCACGGCACCACCCTGGTCAATCCCACCGGACACCCGGCTTTGGCCACGGCCGGGAGTGGAGACGTGCTGAGCGGTCTGACGGTGTCGCTATTGGCTTCGGGAATGGACTGTACACGCGCGGCGGTCACCGCCGCCTACCTGCACGGAGAAGCCGGAGCCATTGCCGCGGAACGGGGACGACCGGTCAGTGCCTCCGATATAGCCTCCGCCTTGCCGACGGCGTACGAACGTCTCTACTGA
- a CDS encoding NlpC/P60 family protein, producing MTPSLRKPQRVLTWTVTLGLLSTLAAGPAFAQRDVDDIEDDIEQEDETLQATIEEYNALSEDISDTDQAITEVTDELEPYEEELEELRSRVADYLAEIHMNQGQSELRTVLESGSPDDYVERLTQMGAATMYRSDDINDLVTVAEDYQERLEVLEELQSDQAEQEAELDELITDIESRISDLQDEWQTAPGNAIADYGIDYIPGDRGDIVRRALNNVGAPYRWAESGPNGYDCSGLILDAYREIGISLPHNARMQYNQAAIISRDELQPGDLVFYNGLNHVGMYIGEGMIVHAATFGTPVQVVSIDHGNSYYGSGRIL from the coding sequence GTGACACCATCACTCCGCAAACCCCAGCGTGTTCTCACGTGGACGGTGACCCTCGGCCTGCTGTCCACCCTGGCGGCCGGTCCCGCCTTCGCGCAGCGGGACGTCGATGACATCGAAGACGACATCGAGCAGGAGGACGAGACCCTCCAGGCCACCATCGAAGAGTACAACGCTCTGTCGGAGGACATCTCCGATACTGACCAGGCCATCACCGAGGTAACCGACGAGCTGGAGCCCTACGAGGAAGAGCTGGAGGAACTTCGGTCTCGTGTCGCCGATTACCTGGCCGAAATCCATATGAATCAGGGTCAGTCGGAGTTGCGGACGGTATTGGAATCCGGCTCTCCCGACGATTACGTCGAACGCCTGACACAGATGGGTGCGGCGACCATGTACCGTTCCGACGACATCAACGATTTGGTCACCGTCGCCGAGGACTACCAGGAACGCCTTGAGGTGCTGGAAGAACTGCAATCCGACCAGGCCGAACAGGAAGCCGAACTCGACGAACTGATCACCGACATCGAAAGCCGTATCAGCGACCTGCAGGACGAGTGGCAGACCGCCCCGGGAAACGCCATCGCCGACTACGGAATCGACTATATTCCCGGCGATCGTGGGGACATCGTGCGGCGTGCATTGAACAATGTCGGCGCTCCCTATCGCTGGGCCGAATCCGGTCCCAACGGCTACGACTGCTCCGGTCTCATTCTCGACGCCTACCGCGAAATCGGAATCTCCTTGCCGCACAACGCCCGGATGCAGTACAACCAAGCGGCCATCATCTCCCGCGACGAACTACAGCCCGGAGACCTGGTCTTTTACAACGGACTCAACCACGTCGGCATGTACATCGGCGAAGGAATGATCGTCCACGCGGCCACGTTCGGCACTCCCGTCCAGGTGGTCTCGATCGACCACGGCAATTCCTACTACGGTTCCGGACGTATTCTTTAG